In Stigmatopora nigra isolate UIUO_SnigA unplaced genomic scaffold, RoL_Snig_1.1 HiC_scaffold_25, whole genome shotgun sequence, the genomic window agtggaaaaagctGGAAACGGGTGAAAATAGGAAGCAAGGGGCAAATTACAAGGAGGGGGATCTGGCCCAGGTTACCATAGCAACAAAGGAGAGAGCTcgaaaataaacccaccaaatTGCCGGGACGCTTCGGAGACACGAGGAATCCAAGCGATAACAATTTGTGGCGCTCGTGCAAGGTTGTCAAAGATTCGGCTCGTGTGCCAGAAGTGGTCtttaagacataaaaaaaaaaaatatcaaaatgtagtAAGCTAAAAATGACACAGACTGGAATGAAgcattggtggtatagtggtgagcatagctgccttccaagcagttgacccgggttcgattcccggccaatGCAGCAATATATTTACTTTGTTGATGGACCTAATGTCTCTTTATATCTTTGATGGAGATgaatttcatataaaataaacCTAACTGCTTTTAgcattggtggtatagtggtgagcatagctgccttccaagcagttgatccgggttcaattcccggcTAATGCAATAATGCAATTTTTCTCATGTTGATTCAACTATTGTGCCTTTATGTCTTTGATAGAGTTGAATTTGAGTATAATCACATTCAATGCCATCATTGGAggtatagtggtgagcatagctgccttccaagAAGTTGACCTTGGTACGATTCCCGGCCAATGCAGGAATACATTTACTTTGTTGATGGAACTATTGTGTCTTTATGTCTTGGATGGAGATACATTTCATATGAAATAAAACTATTGGATTTTAGTGgcattggtggtatagtggtgagcatGGCTGCCTTCCAAGTAgttgacctgggttcgattcctggccAATGCATTTTCATTGTTGATGGAACTATTGTGTCTTTATGTCTTTGATGGAGATGAATGTTATATCAACTCAAACTAACAGAATTGTGTGgcattggtggtatagtggtgagcatagctgccttccaagcagttgacccgggttcgattcccggccaatGCAGGAATACATTTACTTTGTTGATGGAACTATTGTGTCTTTATGTCTTGGATGGAGATACATTTCATATGAAATAAAACTATTGGATTTTAGTGgcattggtggtatagtggtgagcatggctgccttccaagcagttgacctgggtttgattcccggcCAATGCAGGAATGCACTTTCTTTGTTGATGGAAGTTTTGTGTCTTTGTATCTTGGATGAAGATGAACTTCATATAAAATATACCTGCTTATCGTCAgcattggtggtatagtggtgagcatagctgccttccaagcagttgaccCGGGTCTGATTCCCGGCCAATGCAGGAATGCTTTTTATTTGTTGATGGAAATATTGTGTCTTTATGTCTTTGATGGAGCTGAATTTGATAGAGAATAAGCACATTAAATGTCAgcattggtggtatagtggtgagcatagctgccttccaagcagttgacccgggttcgattcccggccaatgcaggaatgcattttatttgttgATAGAAATATTGTGTCTTTATGTCTTTGATGGAATTGAATTTCataaggaataaaaataataccttcctcgaacccagaaccccagaggcTTGATCCAAGTGTACTCACCACTCATCCACAGTGCCAAATGACTCACCTCCTCTTTCAATAATTCAGCCGGGCGTCATCATGCACAGCTTGCCGTGTTCCAAACAGTTCCAGCAGGCGAGTAGGGGGTTGGGGGTGGGGGCTGTTTAGCCGGAGCTCTGGGGGCCTTCTCGGAAAGGTCAGTCGATAACAGGCTCTCAGGCGGCGGCCCACCTGGGACCACCGCGCCGCACTTGAGAGGCAGCGGGCGACGCCCTTTTAGGAAAGCGAGCATTTGTCACTAAAGGGGaagattgattgatttttttggggtgaggTTGAATGCAATCTGTTTAAATTgggaaataataacaattttagtgtacatttttgtctgaaaaagcTTCAAAAAATAACTGCCAACCCTCCTTAGCCGACTGGATTGGACATTGTTTGTCGAAAATGGCTCTGAAATGagattatttgaaaatatagtcatatttatgttaggaaaaatatttattttagatttataatCATGATTAAAGCATTCGGTTTTGAAATAAACACATTAGTCGGATAAAAAGACAGATATTTTAGATGAATTCTGATATAAATATTTAGGAAAAAACATTGATATtatggaaaaatgaaaatattttacatttataatcATGGTTTAAGCATTCGGTTttgaaataaacacatttgtcggataaaaagacaaatattttaaatgaattctgatataaatatttaggaaaaaacattgatattatggaaaaatgaaaaaaacactgcattaAGAATAGGattaaaatgttgaattgaaaaatgacaatatgcATTTTGATGTAGAACAACTACATaaacattcaaatatatatatttttaattataaggATGAAACAAATATGTTCCCAggagaatttcaaaataaaataacagatacatGAAATGTCATTACATTCAGAGggattttgtaacctgaaattttCATACCCAgagtcatttgtaagtagaggtcacTTTGTGAACACATGAAATGAGAActaaaccactaaaaaaaatggcggagcttgtttgctaatacgagagCAGTATATATTGTAGTTATCGTGCGTTATTTTATTGCGgggacatttttgtgcatcattttgggaatattttgaagggaaaacaaaagtaaacaaccctcgattggttgcatctgaaagtcagggtggaggcggggccaatagagccaaaaaatgtatcaaaattataaacaaaattagaaataagtTAAGTGTAATGTAagaataaatttatttttgagtgtgtttgtatggtaatccaagttaatttcaaTTGGTTGATTTTATGTTACAAGCGTGTTGTCGTGCAAAAAAAGAAGTGTGATTATAATGCCGTTGTTTTGGGAGTTGGAGGTGCGTTGAgtggaataaataaatagaagattCCAAAAGCGGGATTCCAAAAGCGGGATTCCAAAAGCGGGATTCCCAACGGTCCTCCACTGGAGTCGCGGTTCCCCGCCTCGTTCTCCTCCGGGCTGGAGAGGATCCGTCACTCGGAATTCTTGTAATTAGTGAACAGGTTGTAAAGGACTCGTAGGGTGGACTTGAGGTTCAGGTTGACCacgtctgcaaaaaaatatgacaatagaACATTTCATTCATCGAGATATTAGGGTACTAAGTACTTATTAAGATCtcagtactgtttgatatctgagtactgtttaatatctaagtagtatttaatatctaagcactgtttaatatctaagtactgtttaatatctaagtactgttgaatatccaagcactgtttaatatctaagtactgtttaatatctaagtactgtttaatatctaagtactttttaatatctgagtactgtttcatttctaagtcctgtttaatatctaagtactgtttagtatttaagtactgtttaaaatataagtactgtttagtatctaagtactgtttaatatctaagtactgtttaatatctaagtaatgtttaatatcgaagtactgtttaatacccaagtactgtttaatatctaactactttttaatatctaactactttttattatctaagtactgtttaatatctaagaagtgtttaatatctaagtactgtttactgtctaagtactgtttaatatctaagtactgtttaatatctaagaactgtttaatatctaagtactgtttaatatctaagtactgtttaatatctaagtactctttaatatctaagtactgtttaatatctaagtactgtttaatatctaagtacatttgaccggcgaccaaacgtccagtcacggaaaaaaaaacatgtcttccaTTCTTCAAACTAGGCCAAAATAAGAATTTCCATGCATTGCGATGTCATATTTGCATATTGTAATCTTCTCCCAAGTAGGTCTTTGGAGATAAATAGTTTGTTGGAATAAAATCACGACGGATCTGTAATTAGGATTCAAGGTTAGCCGCGACTCGGCCACCTGAAAATGTTACCAgaataaaaaaagcaatgtgATTATTTTCGCATAATTTAATACCAGAAATGCATCGCTTCATCTTTCCATTGCAGTGGTGGACGGAAATGAGTTTAATGGCAGGAAATGTTGATTAAGTTGTAAAGTAGTGCATCCGTCATGACTATTAGATTACTCCATCCGGCTAATATCATTTTTGGATGAATATGGATgcatgaattggattggatttgataGAAGACGCTCTCCATGGCCGTTTTGATTCAATTTCAAAGTGAGAGTCGGCTGAGGTTTGAAACGTGAGGTGAGGTTTCCCTCTTGTGGGGAAGCAACggcaaacagcaaaaaaaaaaaaaccctcaaaaaaaGGTTTAGACTGCATAAACCAAAATCTGagaaatttgatcaaaaatggTCATCAGTGGAGTGTGTCTTTGATGATCAATAGTATGTCTAAATGATGTTGATTTTTAGACATAACTTGTTTGGAAATCAgcattggtggtatagtggttagcatagctgccttccaagcagttgacccgggttcgattcccggccaatGCAGAAATTTTGTTGATTTCTTTAGAATTTTTGTAGTGAGTGTCTTATATGATGTCTCGATGTGACTGATGAATTTGTATTATCTACAGAACAATGGTCTTTTTCACAGgcattggtggtatagtggtgagcatagctgccttccaagcaattgacccgggttcgattcccggccaatGCAGTAATTTGGTTGATTTCTTTAGAATTTTAGGTGTTTCTTATATAATGTCTCGATGCAATTGATGAATGTGTATTTTCCACAAAACATTAGTAGTTTTCAGAGgcattggtggtatagtggtgagcatagctgccttccaagcagttgacccgggttcgattcccggccaatGCAGAAATCTGTCTTATTTGTTCagaattttttgtgtgtgtctgaaaTGATGTCTCGATGCAATTGAGAAAGTTACATTTACCACAAAATACACCTCTTTTTTCAGTTgcattggtggtatagtggtgagcatagctgccttccaagcagttgacctgggtttgattcccggcCAATGCAGGAATTTGGTTGACTTCTTTAGAATTTTAGTTGTGTGTCTAATATGACGTCTCGATGCAATTGATAAATTtgtattttccacaaaaaaatgatctttttcacgggcattggtggtatagtggtgagcatagctgccttccaagcagttgacccgggttcgattaCCTGTCActacattttctttgttgatggaacttttgtgtctttgatggagatgaatttcatataaaataaaactaatggATTTCAGGGgcattggtggtatagtggtgagcatagctgccttccaagcagttgacccgggttcgattcctggcCAATGCAAGAATCCATCTTatttgttcagatttttttgtgtttgtctgaAATGATGGCTCGATGCAATTGAAGAAGTTAGATTTTCCACAAAAtactcatatttttcagttgcattggtggtatagtggttagcatagctgccttccaagcagttgacccgggttcgattcccggtcaatGCATTTGacagaatatatttttcttaataacTTGACTGGAAGAGTGATAAGACTTTACCTTCTGGTCTCGCTTTGGGCTTTTTCAAACCGCCATCTTGCATGAGCTCAAAGGCAAACGCCACATTGTGGAcctgaattaaaaacacatacacacacaatgaaTTCTCACGACACACCACTTGACAACCACATTTTCTGCGGAGCCCAAATAACCTTTTGCTCAAAGTTCTCGGGGGTGAGGAAGAAGTTGTACAAAGGTACAAAGTAGTCTTCTAGCAACCCCATTAAAAGGATCAGGTAAACTCCATCTGCaaactgaattaaaaaataaaatttgatgattatACGACatagaaaatgtcatttgaggACTAGAAAAGGGGCGGAGCAACTTTGACTACCTGAGATTCCAGCTCAGTGACCTCCAAGTTCAACTTGTTCAAATGTTTGTTGACAAACGTTATGAGGGACTAAGTTGGGAAAAGTGTTATTATAACCATaatcttttgtcattttcatataaaaaacattcaaaaaatgtgtttttctctcACCGTTTTGACCACATTGAGTTTATCCGGCGCGTGATCCAAAAGTGTGTCAAAAGCGTCTCTTTCTatgatcaaaacaaacaaaaaacttgaTTAAAACTACTAAGCATTCATTGAAATCTGGTTGGGGTTAGCTTAGCATTAGCTAGGTTGCTAAGCTACGTGAAAATGACGATGATTAAGACCTACCAAACCTTCCCATCATCATCCTGAggagccaaaaaataaaaacaaatacagaaaTGAGCATTTAAAGATCAAAATATGGACGTAACgaggaaaaataaaagattttacTCACTCTGTGGTGCTTGTTAACTCTTTGTTGACGAGGGCAGTTTGCAGCAAACCTTCTCGTTTCTGATAAAAAACAACGTTTcaggttatttaaaaaaaaatagctaaaattgtAGCTGTGAGTCGTCTTGCCTTGACTACCACCACTTTGACTGAAACGTGTTCTGGGAGGCGAATGGCCGCCTGGAAGTGCATTGCCAAGGATACCAGAAGGTAGACGATGGCCACCAGGTTTTTGGAGTGGATGGCTGAAGAAGAAAGACACTGAGATTAATACTGATTAAATTATTATGGAATTTTTTaggcattttcatttcaaatgtcaTTGATGAGAAATTATTGTGTCTCAGTGCCATATGTGGGAAGATttgttaaaacataaaagaggGTACTTGTTCCACAGgcattggtggtatagtggtgagcatagctgccttccaagcagttgacccgggttcgattcccggccaatgcattttcattgttgatggaactattgtgtctttatgtctttgatggagatacatttcatataaaataaaactgatGGAGTTCAGCGgcattggtggtatagtggtgagcatagctgccttccaagcagttgacctgggttcgattcccggccaatgcattttcattgttgatggaactattgtgtctttatgtctttgatggagatacatttcatataaaataaaactgatGGAGTTCAGCGgcattggtggtatagtggtgagcatagctgccttccaagcagttgacttgggttcgattcctggccAATGCAGGAATTCAGTTTAGAGAAATTGTTTTGTTGATGGAACTATTGTGTCTATTTGTCTTGGATAGAGATGAAACTAATGTAGAATACAATTGTTTAATTTCAGTTgcattggtggtatagtggtgagcatagctgccttccaagcagttgacccgggttcgattcccggccaatGCAGGCAAATATTTTAGAGTAATTTCTTTGTTGATGGTAAAATTTTGTCTTTATGTCTTTGATcatagctgccttccaagcagttgacctgggttcgattcctggccAATGCAGGAAAGCATTTTATTTGTTGATGGAAATATTGTGTCTTTATGTCTTTGATGGAGATgaatttcatataaaataaaacagcaagATATCAGTAgcattggtggtatagtggtgagcatagctgccttccaagcagttgacccgggttcgattcccggccaatGCAGGAAAGCATTTTCTTTGTTGGTGGAACTATTGTGTCTTTATGTCTTTGATGGAGATGAATTTCCATCAAAGACATCAAGACACAATAGTTCCATCAacaataaaaatttgaaaatgatcGTTTTACATTGTATTTCTGCATTGGCCGGAAATCGAACCCGACTTaactgcttggaaggcagctatgctcaccactataccaccaacgcttattttagtcatttctaTTCTCTATGAAATTCAACTCTATCACTACAATTTAGAGAAATGACTTTCAAAATGTCTTCCTTGTGTATCTTTGTTCATGGAACTATTGTGTCTTTATGTCTTTGATGGAGTTGAATTTCAGGATTTTCACTTTTCCATCTTTGTTGCTAAAATACCAGCTGAACGGCAACTCACAGTCAACACTCCACTCAATGGACCAGCCGTGGGGTCGCAACAGCTCATTGACGGCCTCCAAAACCGTCTGGAGCTTCTGCTTCTGTCCGATTTCTGATTGGGTCACCTCGGCTACGTTCAGCTTTCGTCCCGACAACTTTTCTGTGGGGAGGACGGCATTTACACAACATAAAAATAGATTTCCATAATTGATATGATTGTCTTCTCACCAAACAGCTTCTGCAACACTTGTCCGTCATAGCAGTCTTCCTCCAAGTCCTTGACAATAATCCTGTCCTCCTCCAGCTCACTGTTGATCCAGTCAATGAGGACCTGTCCACAAGGGTCAGTccatcaaaaaaaatgtccaccttGAGTTCTTCTCACTTCTCCAAATAGTACCTTCAGAAGATCCTTAAATTTGGGGTTCTCCCTCGACGTGGGGTCTAGCATGACTCTTTCGGCGTTCTCCTCTGATGGACAGAAAACGAGAAGACAAACTTTAAAGTACGACCATTTACAAAGAGTCAAAAGctaatttggtgtttttttaatggacaaTAGATAAAGAAAGGGTGTCTCTTTTTAGTCCACTTTTACAAAGTCTGACAACATACCCAGCAGAGTGTCCTCTGGATGGACATCCGTCCCGGAGGGGAGCATCGGTGCGTTGATGGCGTTCTTCCCATCCTCGTGGAGGTCACTCACtgctcacacaaaaaaaataaaaacaatgcaaatgcaCACAATTACATATTcaataattttctgaactgcttaaaaAAAGCCAACACAGAATGTGCattggccgggaatcgaacccgggtcaactgcttggaaggcagctatgctcaccactataccaccaatgcCACT contains:
- the parvb gene encoding beta-parvin encodes the protein MSAKGKKDESFLGRLGGTLVRRKKAKEVSDLHEDGKNAINAPMLPSGTDVHPEDTLLEENAERVMLDPTSRENPKFKDLLKVLIDWINSELEEDRIIVKDLEEDCYDGQVLQKLFEKLSGRKLNVAEVTQSEIGQKQKLQTVLEAVNELLRPHGWSIEWSVDSIHSKNLVAIVYLLVSLAMHFQAAIRLPEHVSVKVVVVKKREGLLQTALVNKELTSTTEMMMGRFERDAFDTLLDHAPDKLNVVKTSLITFVNKHLNKLNLEVTELESQFADGVYLILLMGLLEDYFVPLYNFFLTPENFEQKVHNVAFAFELMQDGGLKKPKARPEDVVNLNLKSTLRVLYNLFTNYKNSE